The Vitis vinifera cultivar Pinot Noir 40024 chromosome 16, ASM3070453v1 DNA segment taaaaaataaaaaataaaagcatatatatatattaattatcatatttcattaatattttgtcCTAGTCTAGACCGTAAATTAAATATGACCTTAATTtacataatttcatcatttacatTTACATGTGTTTAACATTCATAAGAAGATTATAGATaacattttgtgttttttgacAATGATAGTGCAAACCAagcaaatttaaatattgaagtTTCCTAGCTACTTAAAGAAGCTGCCAAGGAACCTTTGCAATCAAGATTAATTAATGTCTTATTTGGTCAGTCAAGcaagacaaaaccaaaaaaattattcatcacCTTCTTGAAATATACTACCCACTTTTCCACTAAAATCCATATTTGAAAAGTTCATAGATCCTTCCCTCGGTCATATTTCTTAAGGCAAAGGAGTCAAAGTCTTCCAAGTCAAGGTTCATAGATCCATTTATTGCTAAGAAAATTCATTggtagacattttttttttgaaattgagaCATGTATAGTGGACCATATGACTTATGACAATATAGTGGTCATTGTTAACAAAACCAGTCTTGTTGGAGTAGTTGAAGGAATATGTTGCTATCCATTTATTGCTAAAAAAATTCATTGGTAGGCCATTGTTTGAAATTGACACATGCATAATGGACTATATGATTTATGACAATGTGGTGGCCAAGATCAACAAAGCTGccttatttgaattattgaaggAATATGATGCTTGAAAGGGACCAACTAAGAATTTTGATCCATGTACAAGGGTTGTTGATGTAGTAATGGGCATTTatattcttcaaaataattgatttacattttagttttatttgcaAATCATaataacctttttattttctattttttttgtttgctttaTCTAAGATAGATGCTATGCTCTTAAGATCATATcaactttattttatgtttggttgaaaaatagataagaaaaatgattattcattttatttatcatatcccTTTATATGATATTTAATAATCTCACAAAAAAACATGCAATATAGATGtcttttataaaaagaagaaaaatctcaaataaagaaaaataaaatttttattacaaaaagaagaaaaataaaagcatctttatattataatacaaatttaaattatgtatatatatatatatgaaatacaaattaatattttatcctagtTTAAACCCTCAATTGAATATAatcttaatttatataatttcaccACTTTGTATTTGGTTAACATTCATAAGATAGTGGTACAtgatatttggctttttcttaCTACTTGGGGAAGTTGCCAAGACACCTTCATAGTAAAGATCAATCAATATCTTATTTGGTTAGTCAAGCAAGacaaaactcaaaaaattatttggttagtcaagcaagacaaaacccaaaaaattaaATGTCGGCTTTTTGAAATATATCACCCACTTTTCCACAAGAatccatatttgaaaatttcaaagattCTTCCTCTATCACATGTCTTACAGTCTGGCAAGGGCTAATATCCATTTATTGTTGAGAGATTCACTCGGTAGGCCATTGTTTGAAGTTGGCACATGTATAATGGACCATATGATACATGATTTATGACAATATAGTAGTCAAAGTCTTATTGGAGGGCTATGATTTATGACAATATTGAATTTAACAATCtcatgaagaaaaatggaatatatatacttatattttggatagtaaatttatttctcatattcGTTGGATcactaaaatatttcttttcgaaatatttcatgttaatcactttgaataaaaaaaatttaaaaatctaattttaaaaagataaaattttggtttcaaaaagaaaaaaaagtatatttatatgataatataaattaaaatatcacacacacatatagatttcattaatattttatcctagtCTAGACCATCAATTAAATATGacattattttatgtaatttcataatttgcatctacttaatatttataaaaagatgatAAATAACATTTACCTTTTTCTTGCAATGATAGTACAAACTAAGCAATTTTAAAGAGAACTTTCCTGGCTACTTGAAGGAGCTATCAAGGCACCTTCATAATAAAGatcaatcaatattttatttggttagtcaagcaagacaaaacaaaaaagattatTTGTCGCAAATTATTTTGCAATCACATGTCTTCCTGCAAAGATGTTAAAGTATTCCAAGGTGAGGACAAATATCCATTTATTGGTAAGAAAATTCATTGGTAGGCTATTGTTTGAAATTGGCACATGTATAATGGACTATACAATTTAGATTATTTGTCGCAAATTATTCTGCAATCACATGTCTTCCTGCAAAGATGTTAAAGTATTCCAAGGTGAGGACAAATATCCATTTATTGGTAAGAAAATTCATTGGTAGGCTATTGTTTGAAATTGGCACATGTATAATGGACTATACAATTGATGACACTATAATAGTCACCGTCAATAGTCTTATTGGAATTATTGAAGGACTATGATGCTTGAAAGGGATCAACTAAGATTTTTTATGGAATTTATATTCACTCCTTCAATTTTAcactaaaaatgaataataacgATAGACATGTACTATAAGGTGGCTTGAATTCTAAACTATCAATTGAAAGACATTCACTAGACCAGCATGTTTTTGTTTAGGTGCTAGCCTATGCAATTTGCTAAGGGTTGGTGATAAAAagacaataatcaaataaaatcagtTGAGTAGGTCATCTCttcataaaagtaatttatttaattatttgtatgATTTGAGTtgtgaaaatggaaaatttaataatatgatgtTGTTTTAAACATTAGTCCATTTCAGCCAGAACATTAACATAAAAGGCTTGTAAACGAGTTTATCAACTCTTGGCTATTTCATTTAGTTCCAAAATGCCTTCCAGAGGAGCAAGTCCAATAATAGGCTCATGGGGTAAGCCTAGTGATCAGCCCATACACAACTAGGCTATTTTATTCGATTCCAAAATGCCATTACTCCACTGGTGGACCCAAGGTCCCTAGCCTTGGGATTTTGGTTTCTGGGCGACAAGGTAACATGGGACCCTAACGTTATGTTTGCCATTTGCCCTCCACGTGATTCACATGCAATCAACAATAGTTGTTACAAAGTTAGTAGATTGTCCATTCGGTTGTTGGCCTTTGAGATTCTCTAATCCACCCAAATGACCAAACTACGTCTCACAAAAACCCCCATCCGCAGCCATCGAGCATGAGCATTTTGGTCCAATTGAAATTCCTTTTGTTATTGTGATCATTATTAGGTGAATACTACTAGTCATGTAAAGTACACATCtggaatttcatttttgttttgttttatttttatttatttatttgtgctGGTCTGTTGTTATGCTCCGCTTGCAAATTGTTTGAAATCTGGACCGTGACAAAGGCCCACGTCCCCACCGTTGGTAGTGGTTCTGTGACTATAGGAGTACCTGTTGTACATGTATGGGGTAGCATGCCACGCCGGTGACTCAGATTCTGAATTGACAAGCCAATGCCACTTcatggtaaaaaaaaagaaaatagcgTGATTGGGCCGTCACTTGAGCAAACAAATCAGAGCTGTGATCGATTTGATTGATGGATGGTTCGTTCAGAAATGAATTATTGAGTGAAAAGAACGGTGCCCGTAAGTTTACCACCTCCCTCACGGTGCCCATACACAACGACACAGGCCAATTTCTACCTATAGTGATACTCTATGTAACATGTTAACATGTCTACTTGATCAAGAAGCAACAAGACCATGGCTTCTTAATTATCATGCTTTTTACTTGACTGACTACATAGCATGGTGGGCTATAAAAGCACTGTATGGAATTATCACTCACTATAGCCTGGTTGATCATCGCATCGATCATCGTGGACCCTATTTCAACATTGATTGAAATCAAATGAACCACACAGAAAAATGTAAATTGTCTGAAGGAAATGCTATactataaatgattaaaatccTTGAGGCTTGTACAACCTATTGCCAATACAATCTTAGTGAAGAGCctaccattttttaatcattttaataaaaaaaaatatcgtcAAAGTCACCATCACAGTGAATGGATACATTATGAATATTTCCAAAAGCacataatcaaaatattcaatatcTTGAAGTTGTAAACAAAGAATTCCCCTAGTAAAATTGCATAGAAAATGGGAAATTTTTCATAGGCTCTCCAAAAGCAAAAATGTTAACATCAACATTTCTTCATATTCCCGGTAAAATAGTGTTGTTTATTGTTTCTCTATTCCTTAGAAaaactttaaaacatttttttactaGGTTTTCATCTATGAAACCTCTTCATGTGTATAGATAATGATcacaacaaatataaaataaaatacataaattataCTTTAGGTTTTACACTTACAGACGTCTATGCTTGGCTCTTCACATTTTTGTGTGGTTCAATGTTCATACATATGGCCCACTATTAATTTATAGTGATGGAATCTATACATACATGTCTTTTGAAATGAAGACCCTCTTGTAGCATCATACATCTTTGGTAATTCCAATGACTATTTTTGTTTCCATATGGTCAATCATATGCATGTGAACTCATTGCAATTCACATTTTTGTGTGGCTCAATGTTCTTACATATGGGCGACTATTAATTTATAGTGCTGGAATCTAtacatatatgtttttttaaatgaaaacccCCTTTAGCATCATACATCTTTGATAATTCCAATgactgtttttgttttcatatggTCAATCATATACATGTGAACTCTACAATTCACATTTTTGTGTGGTTCGATGTTCTTACATATGGGCCACTATTAATTTATGGTGATGGAATCTATACATATATGACTTTTGAAAAGAAGACCCCCTAGTCAATCTTGGCATTATATTGAGGTTTGTCCTTACATTTGGAGTATTTGATTCCTTTGCCTTTGGATATGTGCAATGAGATAGATGGGAAAGGGTGAAAACTTCTTAATGGTGGATTTTTTTTGTAGAAAAGTAGATGAACTAGATGTGATAGATGGAAGGTGAGAACTTCCTAATGGTGgatttttcatggaaaagtAGATGAGCCAGATGTGATAGATGGAAGAAGGTGAGAATTTCCTAATGGTGGATTTTTTGTTTGAAAGTAGATGAGCTAGATGGAAGACGGTGAGAAGCAAGTCAATTTCGTTTTGCCTTACTTCACTTTTCAACATTGGCATCCCTTATGGCCTATCGAGCACGCGGTACAATAAATTAACTTGACCCCAAAAATCCATGGTTGAGAAATTCACAAATTTCCTATATCATATCAAGCTCATTACACATTTGTAAGGAGATgacaaattttcatttaaaaagataaaattttggtttcaaaaagaaaaaagaaagtatatttatatcatcatataaattaaactattacacatatttcattaatattttatcctaatcTAGATCATCAATTAAATATGACCTTAGTTatgtatgtgtatatatatatatatatatatattaatatttcgattttatttaagttttaagtcCACCAGGTCATTTGCACAAGGAAGATGATTACATATAGTGTACTTGGGACGCGTGTACTATTCCCATCCCGGGGGTGAATGATCATAATTGTACCTCACCAGCCTGAGAAGGCAGAGGGGTCGACAAAGCCAGCTCATGCAGACAAAACGGTCAGCATTTGTGGGCCATCCGGCCTAACGACAAACTTGATGATGAAACGAACCTGAACTCACTCATGCCACGTTTCCACATTTCATTGGGTTGACTTGTAAAACTCAAAAAGTTTGGTCTATTTAAAGGGGGTCACCTCAGCCTAGCCAATTAATACTCAATTCTGAGCTCGGACCCCATCACTCGCAGCTATGGCAGAGATCTCTGTGCCCCTAATCTCTTTACCACCTTCACACCCATTTGATTTTTTCATCTGAATTTCACATTTTCTCGCTTATCATTCTGGAGCTTCATCAATATAATCTGTAAAGTTTAGATTTCCACAAAGTCCTCTCTTTTTAAGCGTGCTTAAGCTCATCTAAAAGTGCTTTTATGAGAATCACTTATCaactatttctttaaaaaataaatactacaaagagtttttcaaatttttaaaaatatttcataaattttgttaaacccctttttttttttaaaagacactTTTCATGTTAAAAGCACTTGctaaaattattaccaaacaGACTTTTAGTATTGTTTCATAACACATGCTGTGGCTGAATTATATTAGATATATTGGAATGCTATAGAACGATCTATGTATATATTCTTATCCTCTTTTATTTGTACCCAATCTCAAATGCAGCACATTAATAATATTGATTCCCATTTATTGGAGAAGAGGTTCCATATCAGGGTGCAAAGGAATATGACATAGGCTAATATTGTGTAGCACGTACCTTTTTCTGGCTTCTTTACGCACTCAATTTCAGATTACATGTCATTACTCATcctatttctttaaaaaataaatactacaaagaatttttcaaaattttaaaaatatttcataaattttgttaaacccttttttttaaaaaaaagacacTTTTCATGCTAAAAGCACTTGctaaaattattaccaaacaGACTTTTAGTATTGTTTCATAGCACATGTTGTGGCTGAATTATATTGGATATATTGGAATGCTATAGAACGATCTATGTATATATTCTTATCCTCTTCTATTTGTACCCAATCTCAAATGCAGCACATTAATAATATTGATTCCCATTTATTGGAGAAGAGGTTCCATATCAAGGTGCAAAGGAATATGGCATAAGCTAATATTGTGTAGCACGTACCTTTTTCTGGCTTCTTTACGCACTCAATTTCAGATTACATGTCATTACTCatcttatttctttaaaaaataaatactacaaagaatttttcaaatttttaaaaacatttcataaattttgttaaaccctttttttttttaaaagacactTTTCATGCTAAAAGCACTTGctaaaattattaccaaacaGACTTTTAGTATTGTTTCATAGCACATGTTGTGGCTGAATTATATTGGATATATTGGAATGCTAGAGAACGATCTATGTATATATTCTTATCCTCTTCTATTTGTACCCAATCTCAAATGCAGCACATTAATAATATTGATTCCCATTTATTGGAGAAGAGGTTCCATATCAGGGTGCAAAGGAATATGGCATAGGCTAATATTGTGTAGCACGTACCTTTTTCTGGCTTCTTTACGCACTCAATTTCAGATTACATGTCATTACTCATCTTCAGCCTGCATTTCGCACCTTTTGCTTCACAATTTCCACACACAGGTTTTGACCAATTCATGGAAAATCTAGATTCcccatattttatatttaatgggAGTGAAGCTTCGGAAATCTAGCAAGcaaaatatattcataaataaattaaaatagacatTGCTCATAGATACGTACTGAAATACAATGTATGGTATTATCGGCATAATTCATGTAGTATTATGGTCCTATCACATCTACCACATTTCACATTTCTAAAGATAAAAGAGATAGAGTCCTATAAATATAAGGACCAACTTACTTTTAGTGTCAAGAAAATTGACTCGAtggttttatttgaaaagtcatattcaataaataaagcATCAAAATTGACCACATGTACAATGGTCCACAAAAATTATTGAAGGAGTGTGATGGCTGTAGGagaccattttaaaattttgaatatttaattaCTCCTACAATTTTATGCTCATAATGAATTATAGTAATAGACATATACCAAGGAAAGGTTTGAGCTCTCAAATTGTTCCTTCTTTGTTAATTCTTTCTCTATTAAAATGCAACTTTTGATTTGAGAGCCTGATTTAAAGTGTGAAGGGTAAGATCAAAGTCCTAATTAAATTTCAACAAGGAGTAGAAATCTATGAATGGAGAAATCAAAGTGTCCACTAATTCGAAGAACCATATATGGAATGGTGCAATCATATGTCCAAGAATGTAATTGTAACCTTTAGAGGGCCCAAGGACACTTCTCTAACAAAAACTATATGGAATTACTTACAAAAGAAATGTTGTAATTGGCACTATTGTTCCTTGAAAGCCCAGATTACTACTAGCAACAAGTTATAACAAAATAACTTACTTGAACATCTACAAccctaataattatttttgtagaatacttgaaaaaaaaaatagaacttcaaaggaaatggaggattttctttgataattttacGGGCAAGCAAGAACACTATTCAAACatctaaaatgatattttattacttgtacATAACCTTTCTTACAAGGAACCAAACTATTGTTTGAAGtagaaactttattttattacataCACTGATCTCATAGAAACCTTACACATAAGACACAATCACACATTATTATTGGATTACAAAATAAGCAACTAGATGGAGTAGGACTACCTTCCATTTAAGCTGATTGTACCCATggaattggatgatgaaatTGGTACCTCTACCATGGATTGCTCATGATTCTCGATAGACCATAGAGTTGGCTTAGGAGGCATTTTCAATAGTTCAATAGCTCCTTCAAGCATCTCCAATGTTTTGCTCATTGAAGGACGATTCACAGGCTTCatttgtacacaccatagcgcAACTATCACCATTTTCCTTACATACTTTTTTTCATCCTCAGTGGCATCTCCCATTTCCATGTCCTCTCCTTGATCATATCTATCATAAATCCATGATGGGAAATATATTTGACTTGAATGCCTTGCAAATGCATTcacattcttcctttttcccacCATTGCCAAtaacaacattccaaaactataaacatcagcCTTAAATGATACACCTCCAATGTTTTTGTAGAACAATTCAGGAGCAATGTAGCCCAAGGTTCCTCTAGCAGCAGTGACTGATACAATACTTTCATCTGTTGAGTATAATTTTGCAAGACCGAAATCTGAAACTTTTGGTGTGAAGTCTTCATCAAGAAGAATGTTGTGtggcttgatatcaaaatgaagaatttgcatATCACACCCTTGATGTAAGTATTCGATCCCACGTCCTACTCCAAGTGCAATCTTGTATAATCTTTCCCAACTCAAAGGAATGTTGTTTCCTTGatcaagaaaaacaaacttATCAAGAGATCCATTGGGCATGTAGTCATATATAAGGGCCCATTTTGATCTCTGTATGCAAAATCCAACAAGTCTCACCACATTAACATGATGAATTCTTCCAATTGTAGCAACTTCATTGATAAAATCTTGCCCATTAGCCTTTGACATAACCAACATTTTCACAGCTACAATGCGGCCACTTCGGAGTTTTCCTTTGTACACAGAACCAAAACCTCCTTGACCTAATTTATGCTTAAAATTATAAGTCATCTTCTTTATGTCCGAATATGTGTATTTGATTGGTTGAAGATTTTGGTAGTTATGTAGGAATTCTTCAATATCATCATCTAATGATAAGTGTCTCCGTCGAAACTTGTAAATTAAATAGGCAAAGAGGCACAAAATACCAATCACAGCTCGTCCGATAATGATCATGGCTACATATAAATCACATGTTATAGATATGAAAAACGTCAGAGGAAGATTTATAATCATCTAACCACATTCAATCATCAAATCCAGCAAATAGAATTAGTTTTGAAATGGTCATTTCACCCATATCTTAGGTTTTGGATTTCCACTCAAACATAGTTATgtgactctttttcttttgggtgaCAGCATGATATACATAAAGGATGGAATAAtcaattgagaaatttttttttgttgtacaAAATTAAGGAATGAAATTAGATGCCAAATTCCAACTATATTCTTCAATTTCCTTGTACTCTAACAAATTTGGgaataatttgaaatcaaatacatcacaaatttttttaaaaataataataattttatttgaaagaaaatttctgAATTTCAcaaattggaatttcaatttaTGATTCATCTTGTACAACCAAATGCATTGCCAAACTTGATTGTCGGCTTTTATCTTGAATGAAAGGATTCCAAAAGTGCCAGGCAAAAAGAGGTATAAGACGTGTGCAATTATATACTTATTGAGATCTGGAAGCCTTACCCATGAGTTGAAATATCAAGACTGCCCCAGCTGCAAATATGAGaggaacaaaaattattaagttcaagaaaagaaagattcatACATATGATAGATTTAAAATGAGCAAGAAACAAATACAAGAGAAATATTATTACTGCTATtggttttgattaaaaattaggAAGAGATGGATAGGATAGAAGAGAAAGggtaatattaataataataatcatcatcATAGTTATTATTAGTTAAGTGGACGAAAAATCCAATCATTTATTATACtattgattaatttaaatatattttctttattcagCTATGACCTCAGTCTCAAAtgtcttataatatttttaaaatttttagaaatttattatatatatttaaattaaaaataaaattaagcacATACCACATACTGACTATTGTGGGATTGAATGTGTAATTTAGAATATcagttctttattttattcatttatcgtgaactccaaaaataaattatcatttcattttatcatcaaattaataatttttttttattattataaagaacTTGTCAAAGCTTACCTTGTAAAGTTGTTACGCCTCCATCCGAAAGATATCCGAAGTCTGCAGGTTGAAATTCAGTAAATATGGTCAATGGTAAAAGTAGAAGAAGCTTTTGCATTTTGCTCTATGTGACTGCCAACTAGACAATGATATTAAGCAGCCCACAGGTACCATCTTGAAATTaatggaatgaaaataaaaaaataaaaaataaataaaaatctctatCTTTCTTCTACAACAAATGGAACTAATAAGCCTTACATTCGATAAAACGGTCCACACCTAATATAGCTCCTGTTAACAGAAAAACaacataaattgaatttaacatGAGAAAGATAATAGAAGTAAAAATGAACATGAAAGATAATAAAAGTAAACTCCCAAAGTCTCACTGATAAAGAGAAAGAACCATGTCAGAAAGTTCCGACCTGCAAGATCAAACCAATTAAGCAAATATTATTAGTTATAAAATGTTGAAGGGACTTATGCTTGCAAgcaaaataaatacatgaatggataaaaataaacattgcTCATACGTTTGGTGCACTGTACGGTATAATTGCTATAATCCAGCAAGCAGTTTAGCCCTTTCACCTCGCATTCGCTTTTGCAGCGGAAGCCAAAAAATGAAAGATCAAGCCCCAGAAGCAGCACTTCTTGCAAATCTGACATTGAAAGATTGCCGTGCTTCAAGAATCGAGTAGCAATAGTCCTGAGGATGGTGCATGAATACTTAATCTCTCCCACCTCCATGTATAAATCTCCGACTAGTGCATAAACATATGCTTGTGAGGAAGATGAAGTCACATTGCTTCTGTTGCAAGGAGTGATAGGAATATAGTTGCCATCACTTATTGGCTGCTCGCAGTTCATCAAAACCGTTGTATTGGTCACTTCCTCCCAATTTGTATCATATGAACCCAAGCTGTAATATGACAAGGAATACAGAGGAGTTGAGAGACAGTTGCCGTTTTCGACCCCAGGATCCACTACCCGAATGGTATAGTGATCGTAGTTGATATCAGCAACATAGAATTTCCCATGGTCCAGGTTTACCATAGTACGATTGTTTTCGCAGACCAATTCATAATCAGGATAACCACACCCAGATGGATCACCTTTCAATCGGAAAGGGTTGCTGATGTTTTGAATCTCTCCACAAGAAGAGGGTTTGCAAGTCTGGTTTCCATTAACAGCACAAATTGCAAGCAAGAAAGTGTGGAAGAGCGCTAACGCCACAAGTTTTGCTTCTCTAAACATCATAACATTTGAGAGAGATACGGAGTTGGAACTCTTCagttttatgtttaatttaagAGAGAGATATCAAATTATCCCCCAACAGGCTTGCGGTCCCAATTTTCCTGCAAGGTGAAAGAGTGTGAAATGAGCCTTATTGACTGTTATAGTCAACTACTTTGATTTTTCTCTGTGTGGATAACTTCACATTGAAGAAACGCATACCCACCCTCTGTTCATGATCAGGTTCAATCATTAGAGGCTTCTGAATTagcataatgaaaatgaaaatcaagaatcactatatttgaaattaattttttttttttataaaaaaggaTCTTACTACTGAATTAGCAACTTTCCTCGACATGGCCATAATGTATACCAAATTAACCTTGTACAAATAATGAATTATGTACGGTATCATGCTAAGTTACCATTTTTCCAATAATTTAAACTTCTATATgttttatatagttttttattatttgtatattaagttttatttcttCTAATCAAATGCCTACTTTaactcaaaatttgatttttaaaaaacatacaaaataaattaaggagGATGGTCCATTTagatttaaattataataaatgaagtattattaaattttagagTAGGTAATGTGACTTAcatatgtataaattaaatgGAATACTTACATTTTGAAAGAGACAAAATAAACATATACATGTGATACAGGGTGAAAGGACATTGTTATAAAGTGAAAATGTATTAGTAAAATGTACCACCGCAGTAATCCTCCTTCCTACAATTCTTCTCTATAAATTTTCAGGCTAATCTCCTCGCGATATTTGTATCTCCCTTTCCTCTTTCTTTCCTATCCCAGAGATTTCTGTCCTTGGCAAAAATCACAAATTCCTTCCATAAAAATGGATCGATATCTctgtttgtttttgttcttgtttCTGACCTTGTTTGTGGAGATGAGAGGGGGCCGAGATGAGTGCATGACATCGAATGGTTGTGGCGACCAGGGTCCACTCATCCGGTTCCCTTTCAGTCTAAAACACCAGCCACACCACTGTGGATATCCGGGATTTGAGTTATCTTGCTCTGAGAATAATAAGACCATGCTAGACCTGCCAGTTTCGGTAAAGCTCTTGGTGAAGAAAATAGCTTACAAATCCCGGGAAATCATTGTCCAGGACCCGGATAATTGCCTTGCGAGACAGCTTCGAAACCTCAATTTAGCTGCCTCCCCCTTCCTCTTCAAATTTGAACGGGACTTCACCTTGTTCAATTGTTCCTCAGACAAAACAGAATCATCTCGTTTTCAGTCCATCCCTTGCCTTTCTATCCCTGGTAACCCAGTTTATGCTGTTTATTCCAACGGACTTGTCCAATATACGGATCTATCCTCTTGCCGCAGGCTTTACAACGCTTCAGCTCCAGGTAATCGAGATTATGGGGATTATATGTTCAATGGAAGTGCATTTTCTTTGAAGTGGTCGAAATCAATATGTGGAAGCTGCCCAGAAG contains these protein-coding regions:
- the LOC132255275 gene encoding rust resistance kinase Lr10-like, translated to MMFREAKLVALALFHTFLLAICAVNGNQTCKPSSCGEIQNISNPFRLKGDPSGCGYPDYELVCENNRTMVNLDHGKFYVADINYDHYTIRVVDPGVENGNCLSTPLYSLSYYSLGSYDTNWEEVTNTTVLMNCEQPISDGNYIPITPCNRSNVTSSSSQAYVYALVGDLYMEVGEIKYSCTILRTIATRFLKHGNLSMSDLQEVLLLGLDLSFFGFRCKSECEVKGLNCLLDYSNYTVQCTKRRNFLTWFFLFIRAILGVDRFIEYFGYLSDGGVTTLQAGAVLIFQLMAMIIIGRAVIGILCLFAYLIYKFRRRHLSLDDDIEEFLHNYQNLQPIKYTYSDIKKMTYNFKHKLGQGGFGSVYKGKLRSGRIVAVKMLVMSKANGQDFINEVATIGRIHHVNVVRLVGFCIQRSKWALIYDYMPNGSLDKFVFLDQGNNIPLSWERLYKIALGVGRGIEYLHQGCDMQILHFDIKPHNILLDEDFTPKVSDFGLAKLYSTDESIVSVTAARGTLGYIAPELFYKNIGGVSFKADVYSFGMLLLAMVGKRKNVNAFARHSSQIYFPSWIYDRYDQGEDMEMGDATEDEKKYVRKMVIVALWCVQMKPVNRPSMSKTLEMLEGAIELLKMPPKPTLWSIENHEQSMVEVPISSSNSMGTISLNGR